Part of the Xanthomonas sp. SI genome is shown below.
CGGCGCGTGCGCGACCACGTCGGCACGCGCACCGCGCTCGGCGATCGCCACGACGCGTCCTTCGCGCCGCTGCAGATCGCCGAGCACGTCGCCGACGCTGGCGGCCGGGGTGTCGATCGCCAACGCCATCACCGGCTCCAGCAGCAGCGTGCCGGCCTGCGCCAGCGCCGCCTTCACCGCTTCCGACGCCGCACGCTGGAACGCCATGTCCGACGAATCCACCGCATGCGCCTGGCCATCGACCAGCACCACCTCCACGCCCACCACCGGGTAGCCGCGCGGACCTTGCGCCAGCGCCGCGCGCACGCCCTTCTCGGTCGCGGCGACGAACGCCTTCGGCACCACGCCGCCGCGGCTGCGGTCGGCGAAAACGACCTCCCCGTCCGTGCGCGGCACCAGGTCCAGCACCACCTGCGCAAACTGGCCATGGCCGCCGTTCTGCTTGGACAGCCGCCCGACCACGCCCAGCGCCGCGGCGCGCAGCGTTTCCTGGTAGGCCACGCGCGGCGCGCCGGTACGCACATCCACCTGCCACTCGCTGCGCAGACGCTCCACCATCACCTCCAGGTGCAGCTCGCCCATGCCCCAGACCAGGGTTTCGCCGGTCTCGGCATCGCTGTCGACGCGGAACGAGGGATCTTCCTGCGCCAGCCGCGCCAGTCCCTGCCCCATCCGCACCAGCTCCGCGGCATTGGCCGCGCCCAGCCGCCACGCCAGCACCGGCGGTTGCGTACGGATGCTTTCCAGCACCCAGCGCGCGTCGCCGCCGCTGAGCGTCTCGCCGCTGGCCGCGTCCTTCCAGCCGAGGATGGCCACGATCTCGCCGGCGCAGGCCTGCGCCACGTCGTGGGTGCGCTGCGCCTGCACCACCGCCAGCCGCCCGACCCGTCGCAAGCGCCGCGCCTGCGACGTCCACACCATGTCGCCGACGCGCAAGGTGCCCGCATACACGCGCACGAAGGCCAGCGGCCCCTGCGCGGTATGCGCGACCTTGAACACCAGCGCCGCCAACGGGCCGGACGGATCCGGCGCCAGTTGCGCGGCGAGCGCCATGCCGGTGCCGCCGACGTCGTCCGCGTCGCGCGTCGCCGGCACCGGCGGGCGGTCCAGCGGCGACGGCAGCCAGTCGACGATCGCGTCCAGCAACGGCTCGATGCCCTTGCTCTTGAACGCCGAGCCGGCCAGCACCGGCACGCCGGCGCCGGCCAGGGTGGCGCGGCGCAACGCGGCGCGCAGCGTGTCGTCGTCGATCGTCCGCTCTTCCAGATAGGCCTGCGCCAGCGCGTCGTCGTGCTCGGCCACCGCGGCGACCAGCCGTTCGCGTGCCTCGGCGAACGCAGCGGCATCGTCCGGGTTCCATGCGCGCGCGGCCATGCGCCCGTCGCCGTCCCATGCGAGCACGCGGCGGCCGACCAGATCGACCCAGCCGTCGAAGCCGGAATCGCCCGGCAGCGGCACGCCGACCGCCCACACCGTGGCGTCGAGCTCGCTGCGCAGCTGCGCCAGCACGCCATCGAACGAAGCGCCGGCGCGGTCCATCTTGTTGACGAACGCGACCAGCGGCACGCCGTGCCGGCGCGCCTGGCGCCACACGGTTTCCGATTGCGGCTGCACGCCGTCGACCGCGGAGAACACCGCGACCGCGCCGTCGAGCACGCGCAGCGAGCGTTCCACCTCGATCGCGAAATCGATGTGCCCGGGGGTGTCGATCAGGGTGAGCCGATGCGCCGGCTGCCCGCGCGGCGCCCACTGCGCCTGCACCGCGGCCGCGCCGATGGTGATGCCGCGGGCGCGTTCGATATCGGAGAAGTCGGTGGTGGCGGCGCCGTCGTGGACTTCGCCGACGCGATGGATCGCGCCGGTGGCCCACAGCAGGCGTTCGGTGAGGGTGGTCTTGCCGGCGTCGATGTGAGCGATGATGCCGAGGTTGCGCCAGCGGGAAAGGATTTGGGTGTTCATGAGATGGGTTCCGCATTGCCAACACTGGGGAAGCCGCATGCCCCGGTTGGCGACTGGGCATGCGGCTAGGTTTTCGGTTCGGCGGCGTAGTGCATGGCACGTTCTCCTTCGCGTTTCGGAGGTGGGACAGCTGGAAAAAAGGCAATAAAAAAGCACCCATCGGGTGCTTGTCTGCGGCGGATCGGCGGCGGCGGAGCGCTACGGCTCGGCTCGGTCCATCCCGTCAGGCAGGCGCACCCGGCCTGCGCTGATGCGCAGGGCGTCGGTCGGCAATATCAGCAGCGGTGCGTGCGGCATGGGAGGGCGGGCGATACGGTGTGATGAGGGCGCAAGTCTGGACCTGCGCCGCAGGCGGGTCAATCCATTCGGCACCACGCCGCTGGAACAGTCCGGCGCGGCGCGTGCAACGACGCGCCCGGGCCGCTTGCCAGCGTTATCGCGGAAGCGGACGCAAAGGAGTTGCGGACGCTCATTCCCCCTCTTGGCAGAAAATGAAGGAAGATCGACCTTTGAGCCACGCGTGAATCCCGAGAGAGTGGGATCCCAACCACACCGGATTCCACCATGTCGCAACGTCCCCGCTTCCTCTCCCGCATCGCCCTTGTCAGCGTCGCCGGCCTCTTCGCGGTGTGTGGGTCGGTTGCCGCCGCCGGTTCTGCGGCGACAGCGCAGCCAGCGAATGCCCAGGTGACGGGCTTGCCGATCATCCACGTCCGCAAGCATCCGGATGCGCTACCCGTGGTCGTCGTGGTCGCCCAGGACAAGACCGTGCTGTCGGACTTCGTCGTGCCATACGGCGTACTCGCGCAATCCGGCGCGGCAAAGGTGATCGCCCTGAACATGACCGACCGCCCATTGAAGGCTGGCCCGCTCACGCTGTTGCCCGACATGACCGTCGCCGCGTTCGACGAGGCCTACCCCGATGGGGCCGACTACGTGATCGTACCGGCGACGGCGGACAAGCATGCCGAGGAAACGACCTGGTTGCGGGCGCAACGCGCGCACGGCGCCGCGTTGGTGTCGATTTGCGACGGCGTCGAGCTGCTGGCGGAGATCGGCGCACTCGACGGTCGCCGCGCCACGGGCCACTGGGCTTCGCTGCAGGATCGTCGGAAGCATTACCGGCAGGTCACCTGGCTGACGAACCTGCGCTATGTGGCCGATGGCGATGTCGCCTCGAGCGCCGGGGTCTCTGCCGCACTGCCGATCAGCCTTGCGCTGGTCCAGACGATCGCGGGGCCGCAAGCGGCGCGCGCGACCGCCGACCGCCTGGGCGTTGCGTCATGGGAAGCCGCGCATGACAGCGACATGTTCAAGGTTCTGCCGACGGACGAAGCAACGCACCGCGCCAACATGCACGTCAAGCACGAAGATGTGGTGGCGATACAGGTGCAAGACGGTGACGATGAGGTGGCGCTGTCGCTGCACGCCGAGGCATGGTCGCGCACGATGCGCAACGAAGTCCGCGCTGTCTCCGACACGGCCGGCCCGGTACGGCTGCGCGGCGGCCTGCGCGTGCAGACACAGGCGACATCGTCCTTGACTGCGGACGTGCGCATCGTAGTGGCCGAGGCTGCCCCTGCCGGCACGGCGCTGCCTGCCGCTTTCGATCTGATCGCCCAGCGCTATGGCAGCGGCACCGCGCGCCTGTCCGCACTCGGCATGGAATATCCATGGGGCGACCTGAAGGCGGCACAGTGACATGCACAGTTCCCTCTCTCGGCGTTATCCAGTCCAGGTCACAGGGTGGCCACATGCCGCGACCGGACGATAGCCCATGACGTTTTCACTAGCGCAGAGTGTTCCAGCTTCCCTGGATGGAAAGCCAATCGGCATCGATCACGTGGGACAGCCACAAGGACCTTTGCGCGTGGTGCTTCTCGCCTACGACGGGATGAACCTGCTCGACCTCGCTGGTCCGTTGCAGGCGCTGGCCACGGCCAACCGGAGCGCGGAATCGGGGGCACCGGCACGCTATGACACGATCGTGGCATCGGCACAGGGCGGCCCGATCGTCACCGGGTCGGGCTTGCCGGTGGTCACCGTCGCGGTCTCCGCGCTGGCGAACGTCGCGATCGACACGCTGATCGCACCGGGCGGCTGTGCGGGCGAGGAGTTCGAGGTCGTGCCCGCGTTGCGCGATTTCATCGTCGCGCGCGCCGGATCGGTGCGCAGGCTCTGCTCCGTCTGTACCGGCGCGTTCCTTCTGGCAGCCGCCGGCCAGCTCGATGGCCGGCGCGTGGCGACGCACTGGGCCTGGCTCGACAAATTGAAGCGCCGGCATCCGCAACTGGAGGTCGATGCGGACAGCATCTTCATCCGCGACGGCAATCTGTGGACCTCGGCCGGGGTGAGCTCGGGCATCGATCTCGCATTGGCGCTGATAGAGCAGGATTATGGCCCGCGCGTCGCGATCGATGCTGCCAGACACCTGGTGGTTTTCATGAAGCGCGCCGGCGGGCAATCGCAGTTCAGCGTGCCGCTGGCGGCGCAGACGCGGGATCATGCCTTCGTCGAACTGCACGCGTGGATGGCAGCGAACCTGGGCGCGGACCTGTCGGTCCCGCAGCTCGCCGAGCGTGCAAACATGGCGCCGCGAACCTTCGCGCGCATCTATGCGGCCAAGGTGGGGCGCACCCCTGCCAAGACGGTCGAATTGATGCGGCTCGAGGCGGCGTGCCGCGCGCTGGAGGAAACCGGGCTGCCCTTGAAGAGCATCGCCTTGCACGTGGGCTATGGCGACGAACAGCAGCTGCGACGCGCGTTTCAGCGCCAGTTCGGCACCAATCCAGGTACGCATCGCTCGCGCTTCTCAACGCACCTCGCAGGCGTCGAAGCGGAGGGGACGCGGCAACCTTGAGGAACGATGAGCGCAAGCGCGAAAGTCTGGAACACGGCTATGCCGGCGCGCGTCAGGCCGCCCAGATTTCGCCGAACACCCGATCGAAGTTCAGCCCCAGCACCTTCTCGGTCACCCGCGCGCTGTAGCCGTGGCGCAGCAGGCCATCGGCGACGCGTTCGAGCTTGCGCACGCTGTTGACGTCGGGCAGGTACGGGGTGCGGTTCTCGCCGGGCGCACCGACGCCGTCGTGGCGGCGCTGCTGCATCAGCGTGTCCATCTCGCGGATATCCTGCTCGGTGACCGGGAAGAACATCGAATCGGTGCCGATGCCGACGTGGTCCTCGCCGCACACGTCCAGCGCATGCCGCATGTGCCGCAGATAATCGGCCAGCTGCGGCTGGCGGCTGTCCTCGGTCAGGAACGGCAGCATGTAGATGCCCATCACCCCGCCCTTGTCGGCCAGCGCGCGCATGTCGCGGTCGAGCTTGTTGCGCGGATGCGCGAACACCGCGCTGCAGCCGGCATGGGTGAACACCGGCGGACGCTGCGACAGCGCGATGCCGTCGCGGGTGGTCTGCGCGTTGGCATGGCTCAGGTCCAGCGCCACGCCGAGCCGGTTCATGCGCACGATCGCCTCGCGCCCGAGCGCGGTGACGCCGCCGGCATCGCCGTCCAGGCAGCCGGTGCCGAACGGCGAGGCACGGTTGTAGGACAGCTGCATCACGCGCACGCCGAGCTGGCGGAACAGATCGATGCGTTCGGGCTTGTCCTCCAGCATCGCCGCCGATTCGAAGGAGAAGATCAGCGCGATCCGGCTCTCGCGCTTGGCCCGCTGCAGGTCCTCGTGCCGCAGCACTTTCAGGAAGTGCTGCGGATAGGTTTCGACCAATGCCTGCGCTGCGGCGATGTCCTTCACCGCTTCCTCGAAGTCGCCAGCGGCGCCGCCCAGCGTGGTCTTCAGCGCGGTCACGCCGGAATCGCGCAACTGGCGTATGCGCTCGGCGCTGTCGCCTTCGCCGGCCAGCTGGCCGATCGAGGCCAGGGTGTTGGCGTCGAGCACCAGGGCGCGGCGATACAGCGCCGCGGCGTCGCTTGCGTCCGCGCCGTTGCCGGCCGTGTCCTTCGCCTTCGGTGCCACGGCGCCATTCGCCGCCGCCGTAGTGGGCAGCAGCCCGGCAAGCAGCGCGCTGCCGGAAAGGCCCAGCCATTGCCGCCGCGTCCATGCTTCGCTCATCGCTTTCTCTCCCGCTGCAATCAAGTGATAACGCGACCTGTGGCCGCCAACGGCCACGCGCGCAGCCCCGCATAGCACTGCATCCGGCGCGCGGCGGTCAGTGCCGAAAGTACCGTCGGCGCTTCGCCGCACCGCCAGACGCGCATGGCGTGCAGCCGGCTTGCGTGGATTTCTCCGCGCCGCGCTCCTATCATCCGCCGACATATCAGGGATGCGTGCCGATGACCACACCGCAGATGTCCGTCTATTTCTTTCTGCAGGCGGCGGCGATCCTGCTGATCTGCCGGCTGGTCGGCCTGTTGGCCAAGCGCGTGGGCCAGCCGCAGGTGGTGGGCGAGATGATCGCAGGCGTGGCGCTGGGGCCGTCGCTGTTCGGCTGGCTGCTGCCGGACGTGCAGCAGGCGCTGTTCCCCAAGCAGACCCTGGACATGCTGTACGTGGTCGCGCAGTTCGGCGTGGGCCTGTACATGTTCCTGGTCGGCACCGACTTCCGTGGCGACCATTTCCGCGCGCGCTACCGCAGCGCGATGAGCGTGTCGCTGGCCGGCATCGCGGTGCCGTTCGTGCTCGCGTTCGCGCTGGTGCCGTGGCTGCTGCATACCCCGGGCCTGTTCTCGGCCAAGGCCAAGACCCTGGAAGCCTCGCTGTTCCTGGGCGCGGCCATCGCCATCACCGCGTTCCCGATGCTGGCGCGGATCATCCACGAGCGCGGCCTCACCGGCAGTTCGCTGGGCACGCTGGCGCTCACCGCCGGCGCGGTGGACGACGCTGCCGCCTGGTGCATCCTGGCCATCGTACTGGCCAGCTTCGGCGGCAGCTGGAACAGCGCCTACCTGGCGATCGGCGGCGGCGTGGGCTACGCGCTGTTCATGATGCTGGTCGGCCGGCATTGGCTGCGCCGCCTGGCCGATCACGTGCGCCCCGACCAGCCGCTCAGCGCCAGCGTGCTGGCGGTGGTGCTGATGCTGTTCTGCACGAGCGCCTGGGCGATGGACGCGATCGGCATCCACGCGGTGTTCGGCGGTTTCCTGCTCGGCGCCTGCCTGCCCAAGGGCGCGCTGACCGAGAAGCTGCGCGAGCAGTTGCAGCCGTTCGTGGTGGTGTTCCTGCTGCCGATGTTCTTCACCTTCTCCGGGCTCAAGACCCAGCTCAGCGTGCTGCTGGACCCGCAGATCCTGATCGCCGCGGTGGCGATCCTGCTCGCCTCGTTCCTGGGCAAGGGCATCGCCTGCTGGGCCGCGGCGCGCGTCAGCGGCGAGAACAACCGCGACGCGATGGCGATCGGCGCGCTGATGAACGCGCGCGGGCTGATGGAGCTGATCATCATCAACATCGGCCTGCAGGCCGGGGTCATCGAGCAGGGCCTGTTCTCGATCCTGGTGCTGATGGCGATCGTGTCCACGCTGATGGCCACGCCGCTGTTCAACTGGGTGATGCGCCGCGCCGCCGCGCGCGAGGCGGCGCCGGCGGTGGCCGGCGGCAGGCCGTAACCCGCTGCCCGTCGTGCGGGCCTAGGCCTGCGCCACGCGCCACGCCGGCGGCAGGCCGGCGACGAGGTGTTCCTGCAGGGCGCGCACCTTCGGGGTGAAATCGCGGCGGTCGGCCACGCACAGGTACAGCCGCATCGGTTCGGGCGTGGCGTTGGCGGCGCCGGCGGCGTCTTCGAACAAGGCGCGCAACGCGCCGCGCTGCAGGTAAGGCTGCGCCACGAATGCGGCCAGCCGGGTGATGCCGCCGCCGGCCGCGGCCATGGCGGCGAGCGCATCGATGTCGTCGCCGACCAGCGCCGGCGCCACCTCGACATCGAAGCGCAGCCCGTCGCGGACGAAGCCCCAGCGCAGGTAGCGGCCATCCACCGCCCAGCGCAGCAACAGGCAGGCGTGGTCCTTCAACTGCTCCGGCGTCGCCGGCGTGCCGGCACGCGCCAGGTACTCCGGCGCCGCGCAGAACACGAACGGCACCGCGGCGATGCACCGTGCGACCAGGCCGTCCTGCAAC
Proteins encoded:
- a CDS encoding LysR family transcriptional regulator, with amino-acid sequence MNLLQSIRSFIHTVEAGSVAGGAKALGVSAAAVSQNIARLEAHLGVRLLNRSTRSLALTERGALYLQQVRRVELDLERARQSVADPQAEPEGRLRIASTAAFGRHVLAPLLPALAARHPRLSIELLSADHRVDHAQEGVDVSIRIEPQLQDGLVARCIAAVPFVFCAAPEYLARAGTPATPEQLKDHACLLLRWAVDGRYLRWGFVRDGLRFDVEVAPALVGDDIDALAAMAAAGGGITRLAAFVAQPYLQRGALRALFEDAAGAANATPEPMRLYLCVADRRDFTPKVRALQEHLVAGLPPAWRVAQA
- a CDS encoding DJ-1/PfpI family protein yields the protein MVLLAYDGMNLLDLAGPLQALATANRSAESGAPARYDTIVASAQGGPIVTGSGLPVVTVAVSALANVAIDTLIAPGGCAGEEFEVVPALRDFIVARAGSVRRLCSVCTGAFLLAAAGQLDGRRVATHWAWLDKLKRRHPQLEVDADSIFIRDGNLWTSAGVSSGIDLALALIEQDYGPRVAIDAARHLVVFMKRAGGQSQFSVPLAAQTRDHAFVELHAWMAANLGADLSVPQLAERANMAPRTFARIYAAKVGRTPAKTVELMRLEAACRALEETGLPLKSIALHVGYGDEQQLRRAFQRQFGTNPGTHRSRFSTHLAGVEAEGTRQP
- a CDS encoding DJ-1/PfpI family protein, producing the protein MSQRPRFLSRIALVSVAGLFAVCGSVAAAGSAATAQPANAQVTGLPIIHVRKHPDALPVVVVVAQDKTVLSDFVVPYGVLAQSGAAKVIALNMTDRPLKAGPLTLLPDMTVAAFDEAYPDGADYVIVPATADKHAEETTWLRAQRAHGAALVSICDGVELLAEIGALDGRRATGHWASLQDRRKHYRQVTWLTNLRYVADGDVASSAGVSAALPISLALVQTIAGPQAARATADRLGVASWEAAHDSDMFKVLPTDEATHRANMHVKHEDVVAIQVQDGDDEVALSLHAEAWSRTMRNEVRAVSDTAGPVRLRGGLRVQTQATSSLTADVRIVVAEAAPAGTALPAAFDLIAQRYGSGTARLSALGMEYPWGDLKAAQ
- a CDS encoding cation:proton antiporter, whose amino-acid sequence is MTTPQMSVYFFLQAAAILLICRLVGLLAKRVGQPQVVGEMIAGVALGPSLFGWLLPDVQQALFPKQTLDMLYVVAQFGVGLYMFLVGTDFRGDHFRARYRSAMSVSLAGIAVPFVLAFALVPWLLHTPGLFSAKAKTLEASLFLGAAIAITAFPMLARIIHERGLTGSSLGTLALTAGAVDDAAAWCILAIVLASFGGSWNSAYLAIGGGVGYALFMMLVGRHWLRRLADHVRPDQPLSASVLAVVLMLFCTSAWAMDAIGIHAVFGGFLLGACLPKGALTEKLREQLQPFVVVFLLPMFFTFSGLKTQLSVLLDPQILIAAVAILLASFLGKGIACWAAARVSGENNRDAMAIGALMNARGLMELIIINIGLQAGVIEQGLFSILVLMAIVSTLMATPLFNWVMRRAAAREAAPAVAGGRP
- the fusA gene encoding elongation factor G; the encoded protein is MNTQILSRWRNLGIIAHIDAGKTTLTERLLWATGAIHRVGEVHDGAATTDFSDIERARGITIGAAAVQAQWAPRGQPAHRLTLIDTPGHIDFAIEVERSLRVLDGAVAVFSAVDGVQPQSETVWRQARRHGVPLVAFVNKMDRAGASFDGVLAQLRSELDATVWAVGVPLPGDSGFDGWVDLVGRRVLAWDGDGRMAARAWNPDDAAAFAEARERLVAAVAEHDDALAQAYLEERTIDDDTLRAALRRATLAGAGVPVLAGSAFKSKGIEPLLDAIVDWLPSPLDRPPVPATRDADDVGGTGMALAAQLAPDPSGPLAALVFKVAHTAQGPLAFVRVYAGTLRVGDMVWTSQARRLRRVGRLAVVQAQRTHDVAQACAGEIVAILGWKDAASGETLSGGDARWVLESIRTQPPVLAWRLGAANAAELVRMGQGLARLAQEDPSFRVDSDAETGETLVWGMGELHLEVMVERLRSEWQVDVRTGAPRVAYQETLRAAALGVVGRLSKQNGGHGQFAQVVLDLVPRTDGEVVFADRSRGGVVPKAFVAATEKGVRAALAQGPRGYPVVGVEVVLVDGQAHAVDSSDMAFQRAASEAVKAALAQAGTLLLEPVMALAIDTPAASVGDVLGDLQRREGRVVAIAERGARADVVAHAPLAQLQAYTTALRSLTQGRASASMTFDGYEAVRAA
- a CDS encoding membrane dipeptidase — its product is MSEAWTRRQWLGLSGSALLAGLLPTTAAANGAVAPKAKDTAGNGADASDAAALYRRALVLDANTLASIGQLAGEGDSAERIRQLRDSGVTALKTTLGGAAGDFEEAVKDIAAAQALVETYPQHFLKVLRHEDLQRAKRESRIALIFSFESAAMLEDKPERIDLFRQLGVRVMQLSYNRASPFGTGCLDGDAGGVTALGREAIVRMNRLGVALDLSHANAQTTRDGIALSQRPPVFTHAGCSAVFAHPRNKLDRDMRALADKGGVMGIYMLPFLTEDSRQPQLADYLRHMRHALDVCGEDHVGIGTDSMFFPVTEQDIREMDTLMQQRRHDGVGAPGENRTPYLPDVNSVRKLERVADGLLRHGYSARVTEKVLGLNFDRVFGEIWAA